Proteins co-encoded in one Spirochaeta lutea genomic window:
- a CDS encoding mechanosensitive ion channel family protein translates to MDNTVLTREFFNNSVLDYLLSAGLVLGGLLVLWALSWAIKQSPKNHDSGLGSMAGIALGLIRPLAVIGLIYAALTRLTLPQDLEGGIRVGLGLLAAFLVLRLLVAAAGNVLSRYLERRGPEEANRLKPLRAILSLLIWSLGFIFVLDNLGFNISAIVAGLGVSGIAVAIAAQGILGDLFNYFVILIDRPFEVGDFILFGDKMGTVQKVGIKTTRILTLAGEELVVSNSDLTKTQVHNFKKMKRRRIVFTFGVEYSTPKDRLEQLPKTLKSIIDDIPQASFDRCHFARFAGSSLDFETVYYVEVPDYAQYMDIQQEINLKLLEACRTLNVEFAFPTRTVHLQQ, encoded by the coding sequence ATGGATAACACAGTACTCACCCGGGAATTCTTTAATAACAGCGTTTTAGACTATCTGCTTTCCGCCGGCCTGGTTTTAGGCGGCCTCTTGGTGCTTTGGGCGCTCTCATGGGCAATAAAACAGTCCCCAAAAAACCATGACAGTGGGCTGGGTTCCATGGCCGGGATAGCCCTGGGGCTCATCCGGCCCCTGGCTGTCATCGGTCTGATCTATGCCGCCCTCACCAGGCTGACCCTGCCCCAGGATCTTGAAGGGGGAATCCGGGTTGGTCTGGGCCTCCTTGCGGCATTTCTGGTTCTGCGACTCCTGGTAGCTGCTGCGGGCAATGTCCTGAGCCGGTATCTGGAACGCCGGGGTCCGGAGGAAGCGAACCGGTTAAAGCCCCTCAGGGCAATCCTGTCCCTGCTCATCTGGAGCCTGGGGTTCATCTTTGTTCTGGATAATCTGGGATTCAACATCTCAGCCATCGTTGCCGGACTGGGTGTTTCGGGAATCGCCGTAGCCATCGCTGCCCAGGGTATTCTGGGAGACCTGTTTAACTACTTTGTCATCCTCATCGACCGCCCCTTCGAGGTGGGAGATTTCATTCTGTTCGGGGATAAAATGGGAACCGTGCAAAAGGTGGGCATCAAAACCACCAGGATCCTCACCCTGGCCGGGGAAGAATTGGTGGTTTCCAACTCCGACCTGACCAAGACCCAGGTGCATAACTTCAAGAAGATGAAACGCCGGAGGATCGTTTTCACCTTCGGGGTTGAGTACAGCACCCCGAAGGACCGCCTGGAGCAGCTCCCTAAAACCCTCAAGAGCATTATCGACGATATTCCCCAGGCCAGCTTCGACCGCTGCCACTTCGCCCGGTTCGCCGGTTCATCCCTGGACTTCGAAACCGTGTACTACGTCGAGGTTCCGGACTACGCCCAGTACATGGACATCCAGCAGGAGATCAATCTAAAACTTCTGGAGGCCTGCCGGACCCTGAACGTGGAGTTCGCCTTCCCCACCAGAACGGTTCACCTGCAGCAATAG
- a CDS encoding chemotaxis protein CheX, giving the protein MEKYIQPFVEVCESVFRDFLQTEVRADRPHFIDRSEANNWDISAVIGLTGEARGAVVISMKLNLALSLTSTLTGQQHTGLDDEVVDAIGEVVNIIAGNAKRGLEESFRLVISLPTIVRGNNHSVIWPTEQTRIICIPFRLPSGDTFCLSVAIEAVG; this is encoded by the coding sequence GTGGAAAAATATATACAACCCTTCGTTGAGGTTTGCGAATCGGTATTCCGAGATTTTCTCCAAACCGAGGTACGGGCTGACAGGCCCCACTTCATCGACCGCAGCGAGGCGAACAATTGGGATATTTCCGCTGTCATCGGGCTAACCGGGGAGGCCCGGGGGGCGGTGGTTATCTCCATGAAGCTGAACCTGGCCCTGTCCCTTACCAGTACCCTGACGGGGCAGCAGCACACCGGTCTGGACGACGAGGTGGTGGATGCCATCGGCGAGGTGGTAAATATTATCGCCGGTAATGCCAAACGCGGGCTGGAGGAATCCTTCCGGCTGGTCATCTCCCTGCCGACCATCGTCCGGGGAAACAACCATTCGGTTATCTGGCCCACCGAGCAGACCAGGATCATCTGCATTCCCTTCCGTCTTCCCTCGGGGGATACGTTTTGCCTTTCCGTGGCTATCGAGGCGGTTGGATAG
- a CDS encoding RelA/SpoT domain-containing protein produces MAQEDFFSRFNIDPLAFDRSGLRWSTLEDIARSYETIKPELHTLGRYVVDSLLKCTKVHSLNYRIKETDHLLEKIIRKTIADPSRNITPENVTQEVTDLIGIRALHLFKEDWINIHEYLQKHWNFAEAPTAYYRHGDSPRILDYYTEKQCRIQEHPHGYRSVHYLVESNPGKGRYIAEIQVRTIFEEAWGEIDHVVRYPYYTDNDMLVRLSSILNRLSADADELGTYMRYLKNQTETTERLHSRELADKNRIIDTLRRQINELSIDTKEKTRITGSLDELEQHRPPEPPRSSDHPWLDSFIDSPLFRTLSSRIDQIVRSEQFPPIEISPEEQQLVENAGSELFKILGDPQTVKRLLENPQTRSLIEQYHPQDPDQDRDQNSDGD; encoded by the coding sequence GTGGCCCAAGAAGATTTTTTCAGCCGATTCAACATCGATCCCTTGGCCTTCGACCGGAGCGGACTACGCTGGTCGACCCTGGAAGATATTGCCCGCAGCTACGAAACCATCAAACCCGAGCTGCACACCCTGGGACGGTATGTGGTTGACAGCCTGCTGAAGTGCACCAAGGTTCACTCCCTGAACTACCGAATCAAGGAAACCGACCATCTCCTCGAAAAAATCATCCGGAAGACCATCGCGGATCCATCCCGGAACATAACCCCGGAAAATGTCACCCAGGAGGTTACAGACCTTATCGGTATCCGGGCCCTGCATCTGTTTAAGGAGGATTGGATCAATATCCATGAATACCTGCAGAAACACTGGAACTTCGCCGAGGCCCCTACGGCCTACTACCGTCACGGCGATTCCCCCCGGATCTTGGACTACTACACCGAAAAACAGTGCCGCATTCAGGAACATCCCCACGGCTACCGCTCAGTGCATTACCTGGTGGAATCCAATCCCGGTAAAGGCCGCTACATCGCAGAGATTCAGGTCCGGACCATCTTTGAGGAAGCATGGGGCGAAATCGATCACGTTGTGCGCTACCCCTACTACACCGACAACGATATGCTTGTACGGCTCTCGTCCATTCTGAACCGGCTCTCGGCGGATGCAGACGAGTTGGGAACCTACATGCGTTACTTAAAGAATCAAACCGAAACCACCGAACGGCTTCACTCCAGGGAACTGGCGGATAAAAACCGCATTATCGACACCCTGCGCCGCCAGATCAATGAGCTCTCCATCGACACCAAGGAAAAAACCCGGATCACCGGCAGCCTGGACGAATTGGAACAGCACCGTCCCCCCGAGCCGCCCCGCAGCTCCGACCACCCCTGGCTGGATAGCTTCATTGATTCACCCCTGTTCCGGACCCTCTCATCCCGGATCGATCAAATCGTCCGGTCGGAACAGTTCCCCCCCATCGAAATCTCCCCGGAAGAACAACAACTCGTGGAGAACGCAGGCAGCGAGCTGTTCAAAATCCTGGGTGATCCCCAAACAGTCAAACGCCTGCTGGAAAACCCCCAGACCCGTTCCCTCATCGAACAGTACCACCCCCAAGACCCGGACCAGGATCGGGACCAGAATTCCGACGGGGATTAA
- a CDS encoding nickel/cobalt transporter has product MIRLPILLFLLLSLQALPLFGQDPFFRGDSKTPGSSPSQESPTPVLNSTPAPLASPFQAAASWIRRTSRELHSRLSDLTRRVMEEADIGAGVSAFLTAVLFGIIHILGPGHGKVFTVSYFLGNRARLRQGIAYSALVNLVDSLSAGVVVFLGTVVFQVVFSNFQNEASWWLQLVSYSLILILTLGHWISHHRPSMHHHHSHPHHLPEGRGGHSGHSHGEPDTPRSAGPSSPLGLAMSVALVPCPVSTAILVYGVANRSLAFSVFLVAGVSLGGFIAMSALAVGVVAGRQQLQTLLHRSHSPAGRVLGILEAVSSGVIILFAGIMLISLLVPGP; this is encoded by the coding sequence ATGATCCGGCTTCCAATCCTCTTGTTTCTCCTCCTGTCCCTTCAGGCCCTGCCCCTCTTCGGTCAGGATCCCTTTTTTCGCGGTGATTCCAAGACCCCTGGCTCATCGCCGTCCCAGGAATCACCGACTCCGGTGCTGAACTCCACCCCAGCACCCCTGGCCTCCCCCTTCCAGGCTGCAGCCTCCTGGATCCGCCGCACCTCCCGGGAATTACACAGCCGGCTCTCGGACCTTACCCGCCGGGTCATGGAAGAAGCAGATATCGGCGCGGGAGTCTCCGCCTTCCTCACCGCAGTGTTGTTTGGAATCATCCATATCCTCGGACCCGGCCACGGAAAGGTATTCACCGTCTCCTACTTTTTGGGAAACCGTGCCAGATTACGCCAGGGCATCGCATACAGCGCCCTGGTCAACCTGGTGGACAGCCTGTCCGCCGGGGTAGTGGTCTTCTTAGGCACGGTGGTATTCCAGGTGGTGTTTTCCAACTTCCAGAACGAGGCCTCTTGGTGGCTCCAACTGGTCAGTTACAGCCTGATTCTGATTCTCACCCTGGGCCATTGGATCTCCCACCATAGGCCGAGCATGCATCATCATCATTCCCATCCCCACCACCTCCCGGAAGGTAGAGGGGGCCATTCCGGCCACTCCCACGGGGAACCGGATACCCCCCGGTCAGCCGGACCGTCCTCCCCCCTGGGGCTTGCTATGAGTGTAGCCCTCGTTCCCTGCCCGGTGTCCACCGCCATCCTGGTCTACGGGGTTGCAAACCGCAGCCTGGCATTCAGCGTCTTCCTGGTGGCGGGGGTCTCCCTGGGGGGATTCATCGCCATGTCAGCCCTGGCGGTAGGCGTGGTAGCCGGCAGACAGCAGTTACAAACCCTGCTGCATCGGAGCCACTCTCCGGCGGGCAGGGTATTGGGTATCCTTGAGGCAGTAAGCTCGGGGGTAATCATACTGTTCGCCGGTATCATGCTGATCTCGCTATTGGTGCCCGGGCCCTAG
- a CDS encoding ABC-F family ATP-binding cassette domain-containing protein translates to MIHLSGISVVHGDRVLFSKADLLVRRGDRIGLVGPNGAGKSTVFRLITGQEKPDSGSITMDPGVDLGYFSQETGEMQGGSLFETLIRGAGRVSQVARELTDLENRMADPEGFSEKDMDRYGELQEEFLNLDGYNLETKAETILTGLGFSRNRWDEPVESFSGGWKMRIALGQILLQNPTVLLMDEPTNHLDLESIVWLESWLNTFDGTIVMTSHDREFMTRLCSRTVEIAQGTITTYSGDYDFYLTERQIRREQLEATFKRQQAMLAKEEEFIARFAARASHAAQVQSRIKTIEKIDRVELPPDPKTMKIRFAPVQRSGDQVVVLENLEKSWPQEDGSRLQVFGGISATIARGDKIALTGINGAGKSTLLKVISGQTEPSSGVVTLGGSVEMGYFSQYSSDLLEPGNTILEEVQHRLPLATIGSIKSILGAFQFSGDDSEKKISVLSGGEKSRVMLACMLARPVNFLVLDEPTNHLDIESREVLLEALQEFDGTLILVSHDRYFLTRIANRVFEIDRGTMSVFEGDYPYYQEKTAALSR, encoded by the coding sequence ATGATACATCTATCGGGGATTTCGGTTGTCCACGGCGATCGGGTTCTCTTTTCCAAGGCTGATCTATTAGTACGCCGGGGAGACCGGATCGGCCTGGTAGGTCCTAACGGGGCGGGTAAATCTACGGTTTTTCGCCTTATAACCGGTCAGGAAAAACCGGATTCCGGTTCAATCACCATGGATCCAGGGGTGGATCTGGGATACTTCTCCCAGGAGACGGGAGAGATGCAGGGCGGCAGCCTCTTCGAAACCCTCATCCGGGGTGCCGGCCGGGTAAGCCAGGTAGCCCGGGAGCTGACCGACCTGGAAAACCGTATGGCCGACCCGGAGGGCTTCTCCGAGAAAGACATGGACCGCTACGGGGAGCTCCAGGAGGAGTTCCTGAATCTGGACGGATACAACCTAGAAACCAAGGCGGAAACCATCCTCACCGGCTTGGGATTTTCCCGGAACCGCTGGGATGAACCCGTGGAGTCCTTCTCAGGGGGATGGAAGATGCGGATCGCCCTGGGCCAAATCCTCCTTCAGAATCCCACCGTACTGCTTATGGACGAACCCACCAACCACCTGGATCTGGAATCCATCGTCTGGCTGGAATCCTGGCTCAACACCTTTGACGGAACCATCGTCATGACGAGCCATGACCGGGAATTTATGACCCGGCTCTGCAGCAGAACCGTTGAAATCGCCCAGGGCACCATCACTACCTACTCGGGAGACTACGACTTCTACCTCACGGAACGTCAAATCCGACGGGAACAATTAGAGGCTACATTCAAGCGCCAGCAAGCCATGCTTGCCAAGGAAGAGGAATTCATAGCCAGATTTGCCGCCAGGGCCAGCCATGCGGCCCAGGTACAGAGCCGCATTAAAACCATCGAAAAAATCGACCGGGTAGAACTCCCCCCGGATCCCAAAACCATGAAAATCCGCTTTGCCCCGGTACAGCGTAGCGGCGACCAGGTGGTCGTATTGGAGAACCTGGAAAAATCCTGGCCCCAAGAGGACGGCAGCCGGCTCCAGGTCTTCGGCGGAATTTCGGCCACTATAGCCCGGGGCGATAAAATCGCCCTGACCGGTATCAACGGTGCCGGAAAATCCACCCTTCTGAAGGTCATCTCGGGACAAACCGAGCCGAGTTCCGGAGTAGTAACCCTGGGCGGCAGCGTGGAAATGGGCTATTTCAGCCAATACAGCAGCGATCTACTAGAGCCGGGAAACACTATCCTCGAAGAGGTGCAGCACCGCCTTCCCCTGGCAACCATCGGTAGCATCAAAAGCATCCTCGGGGCCTTTCAGTTTTCCGGAGACGATTCGGAGAAAAAGATCAGCGTCCTCTCGGGGGGAGAAAAAAGCCGGGTCATGCTTGCCTGTATGCTCGCCAGACCGGTAAACTTCTTGGTATTGGATGAGCCCACCAATCACCTGGATATCGAAAGCCGCGAGGTTCTGCTCGAGGCTCTCCAGGAATTTGACGGCACCCTAATCCTAGTCAGCCACGACCGCTACTTCTTAACCCGGATTGCAAACCGGGTCTTCGAAATCGACCGCGGCACTATGTCCGTTTTTGAGGGCGACTACCCGTACTACCAGGAAAAAACAGCCGCGTTATCTCGGTAA
- a CDS encoding response regulator, whose product MGAKTVLVVDDSRIMRNIVKNTFLSMNIPCEFIEASTGKEALVRLDNNAIDLVLLDWNMPELSGLDFLKQARSNPLHKDLPIIMITSEAARYNVIEALKNGATDYIIKPVNEKTFQQKLAKLHLK is encoded by the coding sequence ATGGGCGCAAAAACGGTACTGGTTGTGGATGATTCCCGGATCATGCGGAACATTGTTAAGAACACCTTTTTATCCATGAATATTCCCTGCGAGTTTATCGAGGCCTCCACGGGGAAGGAAGCCCTGGTACGGCTGGATAATAATGCCATCGACCTGGTTCTCCTGGACTGGAACATGCCCGAACTGTCGGGCTTGGATTTTCTGAAGCAGGCGCGTTCGAATCCCCTCCATAAAGATCTGCCTATCATCATGATTACCAGCGAGGCAGCCCGGTACAACGTCATTGAAGCCCTGAAAAACGGGGCTACGGATTACATCATCAAGCCGGTGAACGAGAAGACCTTCCAGCAGAAGTTGGCAAAGCTACACCTGAAATAG
- a CDS encoding DUF1007 family protein, translating to MPRRSKHPSTKPDTQRLGLLMMLILVPALGFSHPHIWIDTAVTPRFNSAGLAELGVEWTFDEYYSSAVLVDADADGDGTLDPEEIAVVRELMFSHLVSRSYFFFIFVNNRRLSIPEARSFTSSITQGRLVFQFTLDTPVPWQDLPALRIANIDQSYYTDFLLTASETPISTRGRSIQPYLPTETWDFGEWGRLPVQSLRFRILP from the coding sequence ATGCCCCGAAGGTCAAAACACCCCAGTACAAAGCCGGACACCCAACGCCTCGGCCTGCTGATGATGCTGATCCTGGTGCCCGCTCTGGGCTTTTCCCACCCCCACATCTGGATCGATACGGCGGTAACACCCCGGTTTAATTCCGCAGGCCTGGCCGAGCTGGGGGTGGAATGGACCTTTGATGAATACTACTCCTCGGCGGTTCTGGTTGATGCCGATGCAGACGGAGACGGGACCCTTGACCCCGAGGAAATAGCCGTCGTCCGGGAACTGATGTTCAGCCACCTCGTATCCCGGAGCTACTTCTTCTTCATTTTTGTAAACAACCGCCGGCTTTCCATCCCCGAAGCCCGCTCCTTCACCAGCAGTATCACCCAGGGCCGCCTGGTCTTCCAGTTCACTCTGGACACCCCAGTCCCCTGGCAGGATCTGCCCGCCTTGCGCATCGCCAATATCGACCAGAGCTACTACACCGACTTCCTGCTTACCGCCTCGGAAACCCCCATCTCCACCCGGGGCCGAAGCATCCAGCCCTATCTTCCCACCGAAACCTGGGACTTCGGCGAATGGGGCCGCCTGCCGGTACAATCTCTGCGGTTCAGGATCCTGCCATGA
- a CDS encoding ATP-binding protein gives MTSRKTNLFVNLITSGKEFDPRDPSAMDGRIRYIMLNTLIILGGSLLFLFGYQSLQAGAGIQAAFDIAMGLTTLVGFFLLRSSAPFIISGFLTVVPYMFLCGFLTFGGGVQGSGVLWAFSFPIIAVFVLGMQWGSMLAGLLGVFLGVTVLLPGLAQMDFQTGFALRAIGVYLLIFASTIVYERTKMNKDIQLAALNRRLQVERDEITAMKDNLKDGIFLINEEYQIQPNYSPSAARILDVPDLSGMSLPGLLTSSLKDKELQSVQDYFDMVRQRSFDEEMLLDINPLHEFTYQPTHGGEPRILACSFAPVDREDGQVQILCLIKDQTREVELTRQLSEEEAKRQEEMQSLFEVIHVDPRVFDDFIQDTDYELEQINQILKDSRTQTQAAMVQTFQGVHAIKSNAVILGLQNFGQKLHTIEQDIANLRENPDITFQDTLRVTLQLEDIYRSLDVFKTLIGKIRSFKSGEIHLQGEHVLIKTLEKVAEKAASAQGKQVRLEIDALEPHILEDLPRRELKEILVQLVRNAVYHGIEPPDQRSSSGKPGQGTIRLSITRTDDHGIITLEDDGRGLNLESIRQKALSLGLLRDSDGPHTPSSLFKLLFSPGFSTAGQADLHAGRGVGLSLVRDRLKSVQGRVKIQQEEHRGTRFCLHIPLLVQEQTREDTA, from the coding sequence ATGACCAGTCGCAAGACAAACCTCTTCGTGAATCTTATTACCAGCGGAAAAGAATTCGATCCCCGGGACCCCTCGGCGATGGACGGAAGAATCCGGTACATCATGCTCAATACCCTCATCATTCTGGGCGGCAGTCTGCTCTTCCTCTTCGGGTATCAGAGCCTCCAGGCCGGTGCGGGGATTCAAGCGGCCTTCGACATCGCCATGGGGCTTACCACCCTGGTGGGGTTCTTCCTGCTCCGGAGCAGCGCGCCCTTCATCATTTCCGGATTTCTTACCGTCGTGCCGTACATGTTCCTCTGCGGGTTTCTCACCTTTGGGGGAGGGGTCCAGGGGTCGGGGGTGTTATGGGCATTCTCCTTTCCCATTATTGCCGTTTTCGTTTTGGGTATGCAGTGGGGATCCATGTTGGCCGGCCTTCTGGGTGTATTCCTCGGGGTGACGGTGCTCCTTCCCGGGCTGGCTCAGATGGATTTCCAGACGGGATTCGCCCTCCGGGCCATTGGGGTGTACCTCCTCATTTTCGCCTCCACCATCGTCTACGAGCGCACCAAAATGAACAAGGACATCCAGTTGGCTGCGTTGAACCGGCGCCTACAGGTAGAACGCGACGAAATCACCGCCATGAAAGACAATCTGAAGGACGGCATCTTCCTGATAAACGAAGAATACCAGATCCAACCCAACTACTCCCCTTCTGCTGCCCGCATCCTGGATGTTCCGGACCTGTCAGGCATGAGTCTTCCCGGTCTGCTGACCAGCTCACTCAAGGATAAGGAGCTACAGTCTGTTCAGGATTACTTCGACATGGTCCGTCAGCGCTCCTTCGATGAGGAGATGCTCCTAGACATCAATCCCCTCCACGAATTCACCTACCAACCCACCCATGGCGGCGAACCCAGGATTCTGGCATGTAGTTTCGCCCCGGTGGACCGGGAGGACGGCCAGGTGCAGATCCTCTGCCTGATCAAGGACCAGACCCGGGAGGTCGAGCTTACCCGCCAGCTCTCTGAAGAGGAGGCGAAGCGCCAGGAGGAGATGCAGTCCCTCTTCGAGGTCATCCACGTGGATCCCCGGGTCTTCGACGACTTTATTCAGGATACCGATTACGAGCTTGAACAGATCAATCAGATCCTCAAGGACTCCCGCACCCAGACCCAGGCTGCCATGGTACAGACCTTTCAGGGCGTCCACGCCATAAAATCCAACGCGGTTATCCTGGGACTCCAGAATTTCGGCCAAAAACTCCATACCATTGAACAGGACATAGCCAATCTTCGGGAGAACCCAGACATCACCTTTCAGGATACCCTCCGAGTCACCCTCCAGCTGGAAGATATTTACCGTTCCCTGGATGTATTCAAAACCCTCATCGGCAAGATCCGGTCCTTCAAATCCGGAGAGATCCACCTCCAGGGGGAACATGTCCTCATTAAGACCCTGGAAAAGGTGGCTGAAAAAGCCGCATCCGCCCAGGGGAAACAGGTCCGTCTTGAAATCGACGCCCTGGAACCCCATATCCTGGAAGACCTCCCCCGCCGGGAACTCAAGGAGATCCTCGTCCAGCTGGTACGGAACGCCGTGTATCACGGCATTGAGCCCCCGGATCAGCGGAGTTCCTCAGGAAAACCCGGCCAGGGGACCATCCGCCTTTCCATTACCAGGACCGACGACCATGGCATTATCACCCTGGAGGATGACGGTCGGGGCTTGAACCTCGAATCCATCCGCCAAAAAGCGCTTTCCCTGGGGCTGTTGCGGGATTCCGATGGCCCTCACACCCCATCCTCCCTGTTTAAGCTGCTCTTCTCCCCAGGCTTCAGTACCGCTGGGCAGGCGGATCTCCATGCAGGCCGGGGTGTGGGCCTCAGCCTCGTGAGGGACCGCCTCAAATCGGTGCAAGGGCGGGTGAAAATCCAGCAGGAAGAACACCGCGGCACCCGGTTCTGCCTGCATATCCCCCTCCTGGTCCAAGAGCAAACCCGGGAGGATACCGCCTGA
- the feoB gene encoding ferrous iron transport protein B has protein sequence MSPDRSGAAKHPAPTKAPTIALIGNPNCGKTTLFNGLTGSTQRTGNWPGVTVEQVYGILTLPGEARRTKDAATQAPNLDHGPRGSKPSPVQVVDLPGLYSLNANSEDEQVARRFILSGQADLVVNLVDVSNLERNLYLTLQLLEMGTPLMVVLTKTDRITREINTQALSRALGGIPVAAVNARNRQDQADLAGRLGTLVAPPPSHPRPRDTQPLPVVPYPEELEGWIKTQETLLGDLAADLAVSPRWLAIKYLEQDEELTPRIRERLNSSAAALEATLEMDPDILVADAKYRLIRSISQDTLRKPNRSCCASPGTSSLNHRPDQSGGAAPTPPSRRSRGGRPGLSRADRITMHRVWGIPIFLGVMYLAFWLTMTIGGAFIDFFDILFGTIFVDGTAALLNTLAAPAFLRVLLADGLGAGIQTVATFIPVVGMMFLVLSLLEESGYMARAAFVMDRLLRSIGLPGKAFVPLLVGFGCTVPAIMATRTLEHKRDRIITGFMAPLMSCGARLPVYALFAAAFFPDASGLVVFSLYITGAVLAIGTGLLVKRTLFTGPPTPFIMELPPYQAPRIVPLVSSVGRRLGQFSLRAGKVILIAVAVLGILNSIGTDGSIGNQDSEESLLSLMGKTIQPVFQPMGIQEDNWPATVGLFTGIFAKEAVVGTLNSLYSQVDAQIAAPAAAPNPAPETDSPPAPDAAAESPAFSPWPGIREAFLSIPANLTGWIEGLADPLGIGMIQGDSQEVIQEAGGDAATAAALTSRFSPAGAYAYLLFVLIYFPCAAALGAMVREMGAGYGWAAVVYLTVLAYNIATLFYQLAEGGSIIAILLSLLSLAGIYGAFYLVGRRRGALNTPGASSSRDVA, from the coding sequence ATGAGCCCCGACCGATCCGGCGCAGCCAAACACCCCGCCCCGACCAAGGCACCAACCATCGCCCTCATCGGGAACCCGAACTGCGGCAAAACCACCCTCTTCAACGGCCTTACAGGCAGCACCCAGCGCACGGGAAACTGGCCGGGCGTAACAGTGGAACAGGTATACGGGATTCTTACCCTGCCGGGGGAAGCCAGGAGGACCAAGGATGCCGCCACCCAGGCCCCGAATCTGGATCACGGTCCCCGGGGAAGCAAGCCCTCGCCGGTACAGGTGGTGGATCTACCCGGCCTCTACTCCCTGAATGCGAATTCCGAGGATGAACAGGTGGCCCGGCGGTTTATCCTCTCCGGTCAGGCGGATCTGGTGGTGAATCTGGTAGACGTCTCCAATCTGGAGCGCAATCTCTACCTCACCCTCCAGCTTCTGGAAATGGGCACCCCCCTCATGGTAGTTCTCACGAAAACAGACCGTATTACCCGGGAGATTAACACCCAGGCCCTCTCCCGGGCCCTGGGCGGTATCCCCGTGGCCGCAGTAAACGCCCGAAACCGCCAGGACCAGGCTGACCTAGCCGGCCGGCTCGGCACCCTTGTGGCGCCCCCTCCCTCTCACCCTCGCCCCAGAGATACCCAACCCCTCCCGGTCGTACCCTATCCGGAGGAGCTGGAAGGCTGGATTAAAACCCAGGAGACCCTGCTTGGCGACCTGGCCGCTGATTTGGCGGTTTCTCCCCGGTGGCTTGCAATCAAATACCTCGAACAGGATGAGGAATTAACACCCCGGATCCGGGAACGCCTCAACAGCTCCGCCGCCGCCCTGGAGGCGACCCTGGAAATGGATCCCGACATCCTGGTAGCCGATGCAAAATACCGGCTCATCCGCAGCATATCCCAGGATACCCTAAGAAAACCCAACCGCAGCTGCTGCGCATCCCCCGGCACATCCAGCCTTAACCACCGCCCCGATCAATCCGGCGGAGCAGCCCCAACCCCTCCCTCCCGCCGGAGCAGGGGCGGACGACCGGGACTCTCCAGGGCAGATAGAATCACCATGCACCGGGTCTGGGGAATACCCATTTTCCTGGGGGTCATGTACCTGGCATTCTGGTTGACCATGACCATCGGCGGAGCATTCATCGACTTCTTTGATATTCTCTTTGGCACTATTTTTGTGGACGGTACTGCCGCCTTGCTGAACACCCTGGCTGCACCGGCGTTTCTCCGAGTGCTGCTGGCTGACGGATTGGGAGCGGGCATACAGACCGTGGCGACCTTCATTCCCGTGGTGGGTATGATGTTCCTGGTTCTCTCCCTCTTGGAGGAATCGGGGTACATGGCCCGGGCCGCCTTTGTCATGGACCGACTGTTACGGAGCATCGGTCTGCCGGGCAAGGCCTTTGTTCCCCTTTTGGTGGGATTCGGATGCACCGTGCCCGCCATCATGGCAACCCGAACCCTGGAACATAAACGTGACCGGATAATCACCGGCTTCATGGCACCCCTCATGTCCTGCGGCGCGCGGCTGCCGGTCTACGCCCTCTTCGCTGCGGCCTTTTTTCCCGACGCCTCGGGCCTTGTGGTGTTTTCCCTCTACATAACCGGCGCTGTCCTGGCCATAGGAACCGGCCTGCTGGTAAAGCGCACCCTCTTCACCGGACCGCCCACCCCCTTCATCATGGAACTGCCCCCCTACCAGGCGCCGAGGATAGTGCCTCTGGTTTCCTCGGTGGGCCGTCGTCTGGGGCAGTTCAGTCTCCGGGCGGGTAAGGTGATTCTGATAGCAGTGGCAGTTCTGGGCATTCTAAACTCCATCGGAACCGACGGCAGCATCGGCAACCAGGATTCCGAAGAATCCCTCCTGAGCCTTATGGGAAAGACCATTCAACCGGTCTTCCAACCCATGGGAATCCAGGAAGACAATTGGCCGGCCACCGTCGGCCTCTTCACCGGCATCTTTGCAAAAGAAGCAGTAGTCGGAACCCTAAACTCCCTCTACTCCCAAGTTGATGCCCAGATTGCTGCCCCCGCGGCAGCCCCGAACCCAGCTCCTGAAACCGATTCCCCTCCAGCCCCTGACGCGGCTGCCGAGTCTCCGGCATTCTCCCCATGGCCGGGCATCCGAGAAGCCTTCCTCAGCATACCGGCGAACCTTACAGGCTGGATCGAGGGCCTGGCAGACCCCCTGGGCATCGGAATGATCCAGGGGGACAGCCAAGAGGTCATTCAGGAGGCCGGTGGGGATGCAGCGACCGCAGCGGCCCTGACCAGCCGGTTCAGCCCCGCAGGCGCCTACGCCTACCTGCTCTTCGTCCTTATCTACTTTCCCTGTGCAGCAGCCCTGGGTGCCATGGTCCGGGAGATGGGAGCCGGATACGGGTGGGCCGCAGTGGTCTACCTAACCGTCCTAGCCTACAACATCGCAACCCTCTTTTATCAGCTCGCCGAGGGGGGAAGCATCATCGCCATCCTTCTTTCCCTCCTCAGTTTGGCGGGTATATACGGGGCCTTCTACCTGGTCGGCCGGAGGAGGGGTGCTCTGAACACCCCTGGGGCTAGCTCATCCCGGGATGTGGCATGA